One Primulina eburnea isolate SZY01 chromosome 4, ASM2296580v1, whole genome shotgun sequence genomic window, CATAAAATAATGTTAAAACAATTAATGGGATTGGGTAAAAATATATATCACCAACCCATAGGTTAGTGTTGATTCAACACTTTTTAAACTAAAGTTTGTGGGGGAAGCTGAAGTATGACATTTATATTGGTGGTGGTCGTCGTTGGAGGTTGCACAAAGGCAAATGAGACCTTTTTCCGGATCTTGCTATGATTTGCgggttggattttttttttatatatatatatttagtatAGTTGTTTCGTCACAAAGTAACAGTAagcatattatataaaatagaatgaattatttttttttttaaatgtagaGGAATGGACCTTTCATGATTTGATCGCCTCTGATGCAGATTTCACCAGGCTGGTTGCGTCCTAGAGAAAGTCCGGTCTCCGTGTCGACTATTTTCATCTCAGCATTTCTAACCACTGTGCCGCATGCGCCGGATTTTATCTCGAACGCTTCTTTTGCAAATGCTAAGCACATCGCCAGCACCGGCCCAGCTTCCGTCATTCCGTAACCCTGCACCACCATTTTCATTTGTTTTTTGGAGATTTATCTATAAAATCTCgccaataattttttaaaaactgaACTTTTATACATTTTCGGCGCTGACTCTGAGAGTTATGATTAAACTCAGGTTTTTCTGAGTGGAGTTGCAGTCCAAATTTTTTGGAAAATCGAatatgttaaataattaatggTTACTGCTTACAAGTAAACCAAGGAACCAACGTACGTACCTGCCCAAGTTTCGCGCTCACAAACTTGGTCCTCACAGCATCCTCCAACTCCCTCCCCAGCGGCGCCGCACCGGACATCACCGTCCGCACCGACGAAAGATCGTATCTATCCACCACGGGACTCTTAGCAATCGCCAAAACAATCGGCGGCACGAAGGGCCCAATCGTCACTTTGTActtctgaatcagctccaaAAAGGGGACGATGTCAAACTTCTTCATGATCAAAATGGCGGCCCCAACCCGCAACCCGCAGAGCAAAACGGAGTTCAAAGAGTAAATGTGAAACAAAGGCATCACACAGAGCATAACATCCTCGCTGTGTATGTACAAATTCGGGTTCTCCCCGTCAACTTGCTGGGCCACGCTGGTCACCAGACCTTTATGTGTCAGCATCACTCCCTTCGGAAGCCCGGTCGTTCCGGAGGAGTACGGCAGAGCCACCACGTCGTCTGGGTGTATCTTCACTGCCGGCAAGTCCCTTTCATCGGCGGAAGTTAACTCCGAGAAGTGGTGACACCCCTCTGCTAGCGGCGGGTCAATGCACATCACCTTGATCCCATAATCCAGCGCGTAGTCTCGGACTTTGTCCACGTAACACGCTTGTGTAATAATAAGCTTGGCATTCGAGGCCTTGACTTGCTTTAAAACCTCGGCAGGAGTGAAAAATGGATTCGCCATCGTGGATACGGCCCCAATATACGAAGCACCTAAAAACGCGAACACAAAATGGGGTGAATTAGGGAGCAAGAGCATGATCGTATCGCCTTGATTGATCCCGAGCTTGCTGAGGCCACTCCCGACTTTTCGGGACGTAAGCTCGACTTCCTCGTACGTGTAAACCTCGTCCGTCGAGCCATCAATAAGACACGGTCGCGAACTAAATTTGGAAATGTTTTCGAAACAGTAGGAGTGCAACGGGAGATGTTTTGGGATGTAGATATCCGGGAGCTTCGATCGGAAAATTATCTCTTCTTGCTTGGTCTCCATATTTCTAGAAATGAAGGAATTCTTGGGTGTCAACTATTTTCTTTTAGAGTTGAACCTAAGTAGGAAACGTCGTGAGTTAGGGGTATAAATATTAATTTGGCATGGGCAAAGGGTTGGTAAAAATCGGGGAGTTGGTTGGAATTTTGGGTTGTTCAAGGGTAGATTAGGGAATTCtgttttgttgggatttgagtaTAGAATCTGTAAAGAATAGTTGGTGAGAAGAAGTGGAGGTGCGTTTGAGTTTGAGGtagataatatatttttagtatCGGAATTATCTCTTTTTATGTATAGACGTGTAATATATTATCTGTGCGCCTGATTGGTTGAATTTATAACTTTGTGTGTATCTTATTGCAAAAATGAGGTACGtattaaaattttgtaaaagAGGTTGAATATTTGTTTGACCTTTGGTGTGGGCTTTTTCCGACGTGTAATCGATCGATATACCTACCAAGAAAAGCTACGGGAGCGGTTGTTGACGGCGACGTCTTAATTCACCTACTGCCACGACGTCGTATTACACATAGCTCGTGGACTGTACCGACGATGATATGTGGACATTGCTCCTTTTCTGCACTTTatcgtatttatttaattaaagtaGCAATATTTTCATATCGtcatttaaatttatttcttttgGCGAATAAATTAATGTGACATATCATTTAATtatcaaaaaatgaaaaaagaaaaagaaaaggatgtattttaaaaattccgAAAGACTGAGTTATtccaatatataataataataataagaataataataataataaaatttgaatgGAACACTTTTAAACTACATTTTGTGTATTAATTAAAGTCCTTATGACGattcatataaaatttttatacaCACATCATGTTTATTTTTCTATGCTCTAATTTGTTCTTAAGTAcgttttttgtgagacagtctcacaattttttatttgtgagatgcgtcaaccctaccgataatcacaataaaaagtaatatttttttatggatgactcaaataatagACCCgcttcacaaaatacgactcgtgagactgtctcacgtaagttttttcctttcttctttAAAACGAATTTTACAGGATTAATAAACTTCTTCCGACGTTTTCTCCGTTTTTTGAACCTAACACACACGTTTGTCATTAATGAGACCAacgaaaaaacaaaaacaaaacgtTTTACATTTGTGAGTTTTTGCTACAGGCCAAATTTtatattgttaaaaatcataagatttttaaatttattgtttaATTTTCTTTCACTTAgttgtataaaatataactcatttgtttttattattaacttggAATTCAAATTAGTTTTTCAACTATTCTACCATATATCATCAACATTtccaataatatatttaaatctaaattgaaatttaaaaagATTTAAATATCTTATACACGTAAATAATCTAAACCATTACCTGATATATAAGTGAACTTTCCATGTCAATATCTTAATTGGTAACTCCCCCATCTTGAAACAATTTTAATATacacaaaaatattttgatacgATTTGACAAGTTGATTTttttgtgagatgaatatcttatttgagtctcCGGCAATAtctcaaattcaaataaaaacaaatagcTAACCAACTCACACTAAACATTCTTGATCGATAAACGATCTATGATTAGAATCTACAAGTAAGAGTTCTGGAAAAATCACTCAAACTTCAAAAATGGTCGGTCAGGCGTAGACTTCGAGATTTTACTTGATATAAAAATTACATACTGGCATCATTTTATTGAAACAACTGTTATCGTTCGATGCTCTATCGTTTCACAGCATGGACTGTTAATTTAAGTCGCACCCATTTTCTGTGGGGACGATGGAAGCAGAGACGGATCTACGCTAAGGCTATATTGGGCTGTAGCCagctcattttttttttatttagcgacggttttagcgacggtttttgataaccgtcgctaattttgcgacggttttagtaaacctGTCGCCGATGAggatcggcgacagttttatcaaaaaccgtcgcaattattagcgacggttattgttaaaaccgtcgctacattattaaaaaataaaaaaaaggtgtatcggcggttttaattagcgacggtttattcaatagaacatcattaccactttgatgtttataatgcaacaatagatttcattttgatggagttaaatactcggtttaatgagtcatcggtgaaacttctttctcttagtatagctttagatcctaaaaattcatttgactcatttaacagtgatgatatttgcaagcttgcgaagaagttttgtcttggagatttcacagatcaagaaattgttgttttgaagtatgaattgatacatttataaactcgatgtgatgcagaatttaaaggtttctacacttgttgagttgtgtcagcaattgaccgagagtggacggtcaagtgtttatgttatgttgactagattgattcatcttgttttgacattatctgtgtctactgccactattgaacgggctttttcagcaatgaagcatgtgaagacggcacttcgcaataaaatggaagatgactttcttgccgattgtttgacactctatattgaacgagatttagctaaacatattgatgtaaattctattattgatgaattttatgttttaaaatcccgtaaggcacaacttcgttgaacgatataatgtactttttttttaataatatataacttatcatattgagttcaagcccacctcaactcttattcctggatccgtccctggaTGGAAGTACACTCTTCGGGAGTAGTAAGAATCTCAGATATGATCTTTATCAAAGAGCAGACTCCCCCCAAGAAGTTGTGATCAATAACACCCTCTCCGTCGAAAACATGCGCAAAATCAACTATCTTGATTTCTGCTCGTGGATTCTTCCCATCTCTCGCAAGCTCGTTTTCAAACATCATCAGAATCGAGCTAGAATAGAAATGATACATGGTTTGATCCTCAAACCATGCCTTCAACTCCAGCAACTGCGATAGGATACCCGAGGAACCACCATAGATAATCGAAGCGAAAGAGCAATCCGGTTTTGAATCCCAAGAGTTTGAAGAAACAAACTTTTTTAGAAGCAAGTTAACTTTACCTGCTGAAAGAGACTGGACAGACTTCCTATCCGGTTTCCACGCCCCAGATTGTCCACTACCGTAAATTTGCAAACCCGATAGCCGGAATCCAAGCGAAAGGCTTGAAGTTTCTCTATCTTTCTCCAAACACTTTTGAATATAATCCTCTGGTGCCTGTGGAACCCATGTTCTTGAACCAATCTTAATGTCCATTACGGATGGATTTATCCGACCGAAGTTCAGGTCTTGTAAAACAAGATGAGGTTTCAATCCAGATCCATCGGATGCCTCAACTAGATGAGTACCATGGAAGTTGGGGAAGAATTTGCGGATATGGTCTGGAATCTTCGTGTTCGAAGAGAACGAAGCATAGAAAGTAACTTCATTCG contains:
- the LOC140829268 gene encoding 4-coumarate--CoA ligase 1-like, with the protein product METKQEEIIFRSKLPDIYIPKHLPLHSYCFENISKFSSRPCLIDGSTDEVYTYEEVELTSRKVGSGLSKLGINQGDTIMLLLPNSPHFVFAFLGASYIGAVSTMANPFFTPAEVLKQVKASNAKLIITQACYVDKVRDYALDYGIKVMCIDPPLAEGCHHFSELTSADERDLPAVKIHPDDVVALPYSSGTTGLPKGVMLTHKGLVTSVAQQVDGENPNLYIHSEDVMLCVMPLFHIYSLNSVLLCGLRVGAAILIMKKFDIVPFLELIQKYKVTIGPFVPPIVLAIAKSPVVDRYDLSSVRTVMSGAAPLGRELEDAVRTKFVSAKLGQGYGMTEAGPVLAMCLAFAKEAFEIKSGACGTVVRNAEMKIVDTETGLSLGRNQPGEICIRGDQIMKGYLNDPESTEKTIDKEGWLHTGDIGFIDADDELFIVDRLKEIIKYKGFQVAPAELEAILLNHPCISDAAVVPMKDEAAGEVPVAFVVRSNGSAISEDEIKQFISKQVIFYKRINRVYFVDAVPKSPSGKILRKDLRARLAAEVN
- the LOC140829952 gene encoding inositol polyphosphate multikinase beta-like, with the protein product MLKIPKDQVAGHRAGDGKLGPLIDDSGLFYKPLQADGRGSNEVTFYASFSSNTKIPDHIRKFFPNFHGTHLVEASDGSGLKPHLVLQDLNFGRINPSVMDIKIGSRTWVPQAPEDYIQKCLEKDRETSSLSLGFRLSGLQIYGSGQSGAWKPDRKSVQSLSAGKVNLLLKKFVSSNSWDSKPDCSFASIIYGGSSGILSQLLELKAWFEDQTMYHFYSSSILMMFENELARDGKNPRAEIKIVDFAHVFDGEGVIDHNFLGGVCSLIKIISEILTTPEECTSIQGRIQE